The Parachlamydiales bacterium nucleotide sequence TTTTATCTCCCGGATCCAATCGTTTGTTACAGGCTCCCGGAAACCATCCTGGAGTACAAAAACTTTTTGCCTTTCATAAACAATACCGGACTTTGATAACAGGCCAGCCATGAACATTTCCAAGGTGCTGTCAAACTGGTCTCCGGCAAGGTTTATTACTTTCCTTGCATTATGCACTCTGGCATTTGCTTTTAATATCGGTATTGTTTCAATGGATGTATTTGGTTGTACAAATTTGCCATTAACAATATCACCTTTCCATGGCTTGCCGAATTTTCCCATAATATTTTGCTTTTAAAAGATTTCAATGTGATCTACTTCTCTCCAGGTATCGCCCAGTTGTTCCATAACCTTTACTTTGCCCATGCATTCTATCTGTAAAGTCCTTTTTGGCGTGGATTCATTACCGGATTGTTTGAATAGTTTTATTTCTTTTCGGAGTTGTTTTACGGTCCAATGATTTTCGCTTGCTTTTTGCAGAAAATCATCTTGTAATTCAGGTGATAAACTGGTTACTTCCATATGATGTGCTGGAGTGAGATCGTTCCGTTGACGGAACCCATCGATCTTGCCAGTCAAATACTTACGCTTTTTTAATGTACTTCTCGACAGTCCTGTAAGCAATTCCAATTCTGAATAAATATTGCCTACTTCTATGACATCTGTATATTCCTTTTTAATGCCAAATTTAGACCAGTCATTATACCAACCTTTGGAACCAATTTCAAGGGTGCGTATGGCACTGCCAAGATGGAGCCATTGTTTACGGGTTATATTATCCGGAATAATTAAATGATTTCCGGAAATATTTGCTTTATTAAACTTTACGATGTCCATATCTGTTAAGTTTTAAAAAGAATAGCCTGTAGGCTATTCCTTATTTTACTTTTTATTGCTGTTATTGATCTTCACGGTAGAGTTTTCCCGCATCTCGTTCACGGTAGAGTTTTCCCGCATCTCGTTCACGGTGGAGTTTCTGATAACCTCAATAATTGCATTTTTGACCGTATCGATTTTCACTCCCTCAGCAATCACAAAAATACCGCCCATCAAAAGTTTGCGATCTTCTGTAATAATCCTTTTTTTGACAATTTGATATAGTTTCCTTTCGGCATTTTCGAGCATCTTATCGGTTAACCAGTCCGGTTTAACATTTTCATCAACTTTCAATTGGTAAGTCGACAAATCCATCAGATCATCGCTGGTATATTCGAGTTTGGCAAACCTACCAACCTTGTCATCATTAAGATTATAAAGATTGATAATATCCTTATGTGAGGAGGTGTGAATGTCATGGAGCAGATCTCCATTGGGTTTGATAATTGCGGAATAAAATTTACACATGGTTTTAAAGTTTAATAATTTACAATATAATTGATCATATAATATTGTCCCGGGGGAATAGATTGGGATATAATGTCCAGTATCTCATCATTTTCTAAAACAGTAAGATATAGCATAACAGAATCGGCATTGCCATAAGCAGCCAGGTAAATGGTGTCTTCGGTATTGACATTGGCTGTGATCTGCCAGAAATCCTCGGCCCATAATTTTTCCCATTGGCCGGTGGTGTTAAACCCTACTTCATAAGTGCCCGTTCCGTCAGCGACCATCTGAACGGTTTTTTGATAACCGGGTTTAGTACAAGATGTAAATAATAGTCCAATAATGGATGTGATTGCTAAAATAAATATGAGCCCAAATAAGGCTTGTTTTTTAGTTACTTTCATAATGTTTAAAGATTATTGTAAATTTCTTTTAATTTCTCATCTTTCATGAATAAATCTTTGTAAGAATGTTTTTCAAGGAAATCGGCCATGAAAAAGTATTTATCTTTCCGGAGTCTTTTTATGAATAAGTTCCAGGAAGCGAAGGTTCGGTCTATGATTGTTTTGACTTCTGATTTTTTCATGTTTAACTGTAGTTGTGATTTCCATTTCTTTTCACAGATTAAGTAAAGGTTAACAGTTAAATTAGCGAAATCTTCAGTTGAATTTATTGAACAATGCATTATGGCATTATAAAGTTGGTTGTCGAGAAAGGTATTACTATTTTCCATGATGTTTAAAGTTTTGAGAAAAGAATAAAAAAGGCCGGCATGAAAAACCCAGGGATTTTACGATTGGAAATAAAGAAAGATTTATCTTTCTTTGTTTTCAATCTATTACTATATATATTACGAAGTAATATTCCATTAGTAAGCCTGTGAGCGTGCGTGCGTGCCATATAAGGTATAAAAAACAAAAATAATAAAAATATCCTTGTAAGTTCAAAAACATTTAATATATTTGCAGTATATTTTTATTGTTATGAGAATAGAATATAATACAGGATCAAGTAAAAGAGATTGGCATATAAATTTATTTATTTATATCGGATCGAATTGCTGGCGAACAATAGGATTTACATTTATTAAACATCATCCGATTATTGCGATTAAAAGATATTTCACAACCTGGAAAGGTTATGATTTTAAAATATAATAATTATGAAAACAAAAATATCAAATCTCCGGGCTCAACTGAAATATGAGTACTCGCCGTTCATCTTTACCGACTCATCCCTGGTGACTATCCTTAAAGATAACCGTAACCGTATTACATCACGCGGAGGGGAAATGATAAGGTCACGCGAATTATCCAATACGGAATTTGTTGATGAATATGTACAGCATATCTGTAAATGGATATCCCTGATCAATCCGGCAAAGAAAATGCTCACCTATATCCTGACTATCATGCAGGAACGAAATGAACAGGTCATTATAGATATTGACCGGGCTCTTGCTTTTACCGGTTATTCTTCAGACGTTTCTATTTATGACGGGCTTAATGACCTGGTCAATCATCAAATAATTGCCAGAAGCATGACTCCGTTTATGTTCTATGTCAATACCCGTTATATTATACCGGATAATATGGTACAATTTTCTGAACGGATTATCAGAAATAAACAAGCCATTTCAGAAAAAGAAAAAATGCAGGATATAAATGGGAATGATAAAATAAGTTCAGGCGATATGCCCGGCCCGGATAATAAAAAAGAGCAAAAAGAGGATTTGTATCAAATGCTATTGCAAAAAGAAAAAAAATAACTATCTTTGCAGTTACTATATTCCATTTCAATTCTTCATCATGTCGTGTCAAAGAAAGAAAGCCCTGCAATACTGCAGGGCTTTTCTTTGTTAGTACTCTTCCTGACCGTCTGTAGGTTTCAGCACCGGCTGTGCACTCAAACGGTTAATCTTGGTTATCTTGTTGCGGGTCTTCCCGTCAAAGACTTCCTCGGCTACCGTGATGGTGCAATTGGTG carries:
- a CDS encoding DUF1064 domain-containing protein gives rise to the protein MGKFGKPWKGDIVNGKFVQPNTSIETIPILKANARVHNARKVINLAGDQFDSTLEMFMAGLLSKSGIVYERQKVFVLQDGFREPVTNDWIREIKWVVDFWIPSIGLIIDTKGWATEIFILKYKIFQYNRFKGLYKEVLQVKFAKNQNQCILVLSETKALVRDNVT